The Halogranum gelatinilyticum genome contains a region encoding:
- a CDS encoding HTH domain-containing protein: MTQTPEGETRVELWVNAPDDAEYEPLVAHLERLEAAGEVDAYVVYHWGHELDVSSDRLQCVEDQLARERVAAFKQWATENGCTVLGLGERATVGVGRMGPEVTVEQLPPVLLAEYVDDDLRRVTPCSAGDEHVSERLATLDSTELPVDGRETKTRAEVVESAEPATAEAEAGPQPSRRRLTRWRR; this comes from the coding sequence ATGACACAGACACCAGAGGGGGAAACGAGGGTTGAACTGTGGGTGAACGCGCCCGACGATGCCGAGTACGAGCCGTTGGTCGCGCATCTCGAACGACTGGAAGCCGCGGGCGAGGTCGACGCGTACGTCGTCTACCACTGGGGCCACGAACTCGACGTGTCGAGCGACCGCCTCCAGTGTGTCGAGGACCAGCTCGCCCGCGAGCGCGTCGCCGCGTTCAAACAGTGGGCGACGGAGAACGGCTGTACCGTGCTCGGTCTCGGTGAGCGTGCGACCGTCGGCGTCGGCCGGATGGGTCCGGAGGTCACGGTCGAACAGCTGCCACCGGTCCTGTTGGCCGAATACGTCGACGACGACCTCCGGCGGGTGACGCCGTGCTCTGCGGGCGACGAGCACGTCTCCGAACGGCTGGCGACACTCGACTCGACTGAGCTACCAGTGGACGGGAGAGAGACCAAGACGAGGGCCGAGGTCGTCGAGTCGGCCGAACCGGCCACGGCCGAGGCCGAGGCGGGTCCGCAGCCGTCGCGGAGACGACTCACTCGCTGGCGACGCTGA
- the proS gene encoding proline--tRNA ligase gives MSDDQELGITESKQYNTGEWYAEVVQKAGLANYAPDGMSGFIITRPRGYALWEGIQNYLDSEFKATDVQNAYFPMFIPESYLEREKDIVEGFDPEVAWVTHGGNQELEERLAVRPTSESIIAPYMAQWVRSHRDLPLRVNQWCSVVRWEATDTKPFFRTKEFLWQEGHTAHRTRDDAFEETMTRLGQYRSLYEDVLAMPVMRGKKPEHDKFPGADTTTTVEALMPDGKSVQAGTSHYLGTSFAAAFDITFSDEDEEEQPAHTTSWGLSWRSLGALIMTHSDDQGLVVPPTIAPEQVVIVPIYQEDTEEKVLDYAEELRDDLAEAGVRVELDDRDERNPGFKFNEWELKGVPVRFEIGPYEVDDDEVTVVHRPDGEESVEARDEVVDSIEDHFDEVYAKLYAKAEENLAENVRDAEDRAGILGTIGQHGGYVRTPWCGKEECEEEIKETISAEIVMVPFEDDEERHHPDVAEGCECAICDDEATETAFFAKSY, from the coding sequence ATGAGCGACGACCAGGAACTCGGGATAACCGAGTCGAAGCAGTACAACACCGGCGAATGGTACGCCGAAGTGGTCCAGAAGGCTGGCCTCGCCAACTACGCCCCCGACGGCATGAGCGGCTTCATCATTACCCGCCCCCGCGGCTACGCCCTCTGGGAAGGCATCCAGAACTATCTGGACTCGGAGTTCAAGGCGACGGACGTCCAGAACGCCTACTTCCCGATGTTCATCCCTGAGAGCTACCTCGAACGGGAGAAGGACATCGTCGAAGGCTTCGACCCCGAGGTCGCCTGGGTCACCCACGGCGGTAACCAAGAACTGGAGGAGCGACTCGCCGTCCGCCCGACCAGCGAGTCCATCATCGCGCCGTACATGGCCCAGTGGGTCCGCAGCCACCGTGACCTTCCCCTCCGAGTGAACCAGTGGTGCTCGGTCGTGCGGTGGGAGGCGACGGACACGAAGCCGTTCTTCCGGACGAAGGAGTTCCTCTGGCAGGAGGGCCACACGGCCCACCGGACGCGCGACGACGCATTCGAGGAGACGATGACGCGGCTCGGCCAGTACCGCTCGCTGTACGAGGACGTGCTGGCGATGCCGGTCATGCGCGGCAAGAAGCCCGAACACGACAAGTTCCCCGGTGCGGACACGACGACGACCGTCGAGGCACTGATGCCCGACGGCAAGTCCGTCCAGGCCGGCACGAGCCACTATCTCGGAACCTCCTTCGCGGCCGCGTTCGACATCACCTTCTCCGACGAGGACGAGGAGGAACAGCCGGCCCACACCACGTCGTGGGGGCTGTCGTGGCGCTCGCTCGGCGCGCTCATCATGACGCACTCCGACGACCAGGGACTCGTCGTCCCGCCGACCATCGCGCCCGAGCAGGTCGTCATCGTCCCGATTTACCAGGAGGACACCGAGGAGAAGGTGCTCGACTACGCCGAAGAGCTCCGCGACGACCTCGCGGAGGCGGGCGTCCGCGTCGAACTCGACGACCGCGACGAGCGCAACCCCGGCTTCAAGTTCAACGAGTGGGAGCTGAAGGGCGTCCCCGTCCGCTTCGAGATCGGCCCGTACGAGGTCGACGACGATGAAGTCACCGTGGTTCACCGTCCCGACGGCGAGGAGTCGGTCGAGGCCCGCGACGAGGTCGTCGACAGCATCGAGGACCACTTCGACGAGGTCTACGCGAAGCTCTACGCCAAGGCGGAGGAGAACCTCGCGGAGAACGTCCGTGACGCCGAGGACAGAGCAGGTATCCTCGGCACCATCGGCCAGCACGGTGGCTACGTCCGCACGCCGTGGTGTGGCAAAGAGGAGTGCGAGGAGGAGATCAAGGAGACCATCTCCGCGGAGATCGTGATGGTCCCGTTCGAGGACGACGAAGAGCGTCACCACCCCGACGTCGCCGAGGGCTGTGAGTGCGCTATCTGCGACGACGAGGCGACGGAGACGGCCTTCTTCGCGAAGTCGTACTGA
- the gltB gene encoding glutamate synthase large subunit, which yields MTKPHIDTHVGLADPTDERSNCGVGAVIDLDGGASHETVADGLSLLKNLEHRGTTGAEENTGDGAGILIQRPDSFFESVVDAELPETYAVGSIFMPTQEEAHEAVADVFEAALADHGLDVFHWRDVPTDNSELGQTALDSEPDVYQVFVAPTDDTTTTDEFDKALYVARRAAENAVDDAGIPNSGRFYVCSLHRKTLVYKGLLKGEQLPTYFPDLTDERLETTLTLVHERFSTNTLGAWHLAHPYRNIVHNGEINTIRGNVNWMRARETDLAPTDDSPLTEADLEAIKPVTVADQSDTASVDNAVELLLQSGRELPHVLRMLIPEAFEGDDSMDAKRKDWYDYHASLVEPWDGPALVAATDGDRVAAVLDRNGLRPCRYDVTTDNRLIMASEAGALDTDPSEIEERGRLQPGEIFMADPEKGRVIPDEEVFDGLVDNKYTEWVNQEQQQLDDLVDTDDYATRGRVDTLRAHQAAFGYTHDQLNHLIEPMAKQGKDPVGSMGDDTPLSVLSDFNRPLFTYFKQLFAQVTNPPLDYIREELVTSLESRLGHQRNLLDETAEHARQLVLDSPVLTDAQAEGIRAMDGDISSTVVDMTYEQGTTLEDAIEDLRVDAKEAIENGADVVVLSDRDIGEDRVAIPSLLATGAVHHSLVRNGLRNHAGLVLESGDPREVHHVATLVGYGADAINPYLAYQTIEDIVAGPDGADEEEAIGAYKKALEDGLLKTMAKMGISTVESYQGAQIFEAVGLDSGLVQEYFEGTEIRTEGIGLPEIEDDLLTRHMVGFGSEEDPTLERQGEFENRSDGIRHQWNPKTVGTLQQAVRSGSYEKYQEFADLINDQTEELQSLRGLLELQSDRDPVDIDEVEPVSDIVERFSTAAMSLGSLSPEAHENNSIAMNRIGGKSNSGEGGEPPERFGTEKECTVKQVASGRFGVTSHYLSSAEEIQIKMAQGSKPGEGGHLPGKKVNEMIAHVRYSTPGVGLISPPPLHDIYSIEDLKQLIHDLKTASPDADINVKLVSEAGIGTIAAGVAKANADVVHISGYDGGTGASPKTSIKNAGLPWELGLAEANQMLRATNLRDRIRVTADGGMKTGRDIAVAALLGAEEYVFGTASLVTSGCVMARQCHENTCPVGVATQDENLRNRFPGQPDHVINYMTFMAQELREIMAELGYTSVEEMIGRPEHLSQRETDHPKAKHLDLSDVIAQPAGDSRTKTSEQGHSDLETQLDHDLIEAAEDALDHGEPVHIQESISNVDRAVGAMLSNRISKQYGGEGLADDTISVDFDGIAGQSFGAFLARGVTMNLTGASNDYVGKGLSGGKVIVQTPPTANYAADENILIGNVALYGATQGEAYINGVAGERFAVRNSGVKAVVEGVGDHGCEYMTGGVVAVLGDTGKNFAAGMSGGVAYVYDPDGDFHERANTGMVTLHDELSEKDEAMLHRLVQNHAEYTDSDRATALLDDWTGEVGNFVKIMPDAYARVLEEEDREDVRDVLPEAASAVDGARVKGEAVSSDD from the coding sequence ATGACCAAGCCACACATAGACACCCATGTCGGACTCGCAGATCCGACCGACGAACGGTCCAACTGTGGGGTAGGTGCCGTCATCGACCTCGACGGCGGCGCGTCCCACGAGACCGTTGCAGACGGCCTCTCGCTCCTGAAGAACCTCGAACACCGTGGCACCACCGGTGCAGAGGAGAACACAGGCGACGGGGCAGGCATCCTGATTCAGCGTCCCGACAGCTTCTTCGAGAGCGTCGTCGACGCCGAACTTCCCGAGACGTACGCCGTCGGCAGCATATTCATGCCGACCCAGGAAGAGGCCCACGAGGCCGTCGCCGACGTCTTCGAGGCCGCCCTCGCCGACCACGGTCTCGACGTCTTCCACTGGCGCGACGTCCCGACCGACAACAGCGAACTGGGCCAGACCGCCCTCGACTCCGAACCTGACGTCTATCAGGTCTTCGTCGCACCGACTGACGACACCACCACCACCGACGAGTTCGACAAAGCACTCTACGTCGCCCGCCGCGCCGCCGAGAACGCGGTCGACGACGCCGGGATTCCGAACTCGGGTCGCTTCTACGTCTGCTCGCTGCACCGCAAGACGCTGGTCTACAAGGGCCTGCTCAAGGGCGAGCAGCTGCCGACCTACTTCCCGGACCTGACCGACGAGCGGCTGGAGACGACGCTGACGCTCGTCCACGAGCGGTTCTCGACGAACACGCTCGGCGCGTGGCATCTCGCCCATCCGTACCGCAACATCGTCCACAACGGCGAGATCAACACCATCCGCGGCAACGTCAATTGGATGCGCGCCCGCGAGACGGACCTCGCGCCGACCGACGACTCGCCGCTGACCGAGGCTGATTTGGAGGCTATCAAGCCCGTCACGGTCGCCGACCAGTCGGACACCGCCTCCGTCGACAACGCGGTCGAACTCCTGCTCCAGTCGGGGCGGGAACTCCCGCACGTCCTCCGGATGCTCATCCCCGAGGCGTTCGAGGGCGACGACTCGATGGACGCAAAGCGGAAAGACTGGTACGACTACCACGCCAGCCTCGTCGAGCCGTGGGACGGTCCCGCGCTCGTCGCGGCGACCGACGGCGACCGCGTCGCGGCCGTCCTCGACCGTAACGGGCTGCGGCCGTGTCGCTACGACGTGACGACCGACAACCGCCTCATCATGGCAAGCGAGGCCGGCGCGCTCGATACCGACCCCTCGGAGATCGAAGAGCGCGGTCGCCTCCAGCCCGGTGAGATCTTCATGGCCGACCCCGAGAAGGGTCGCGTCATCCCCGACGAGGAGGTCTTCGACGGCCTCGTCGACAACAAGTACACCGAGTGGGTGAACCAGGAACAACAGCAGCTCGACGACCTGGTCGACACCGACGACTACGCCACCCGTGGCCGCGTCGACACGCTCCGTGCGCACCAGGCCGCCTTCGGCTACACGCACGACCAACTCAACCATCTCATCGAACCGATGGCCAAGCAGGGCAAGGACCCCGTCGGCTCGATGGGTGACGACACGCCGCTGTCGGTCCTCTCGGACTTCAACCGGCCGCTGTTTACCTACTTCAAGCAGCTGTTCGCGCAGGTGACGAACCCGCCGCTGGACTACATCCGCGAGGAACTCGTCACCTCCCTCGAATCCCGGCTCGGCCACCAGCGAAACCTGCTGGACGAGACGGCCGAACACGCCCGTCAGCTCGTCCTCGACTCGCCCGTCCTCACGGACGCACAGGCCGAGGGCATCAGAGCGATGGACGGCGACATCTCGTCGACCGTCGTCGACATGACCTACGAGCAGGGCACGACACTCGAGGACGCCATCGAGGACCTCCGCGTGGACGCGAAGGAAGCAATCGAGAACGGCGCGGACGTCGTCGTCCTCTCGGACCGCGACATCGGCGAGGACCGCGTCGCCATCCCGAGTCTGCTCGCGACCGGCGCGGTCCACCACAGCCTCGTTCGCAACGGCCTGCGCAACCACGCCGGACTCGTCCTCGAATCCGGCGACCCCCGCGAGGTCCACCACGTCGCGACCCTCGTCGGCTACGGTGCCGACGCGATCAACCCCTACCTCGCCTACCAGACCATCGAGGACATCGTCGCCGGTCCCGACGGGGCCGACGAGGAGGAGGCCATCGGGGCCTACAAGAAGGCGCTCGAAGACGGCCTGCTGAAGACGATGGCCAAGATGGGAATCTCGACGGTCGAAAGTTATCAAGGAGCCCAGATCTTCGAGGCGGTCGGACTGGACTCCGGTCTCGTTCAGGAGTATTTCGAGGGAACGGAGATCCGGACGGAGGGGATCGGTCTCCCCGAGATCGAAGACGACCTCCTGACGCGGCATATGGTCGGATTCGGGAGCGAGGAGGACCCGACGCTCGAACGGCAGGGCGAGTTCGAGAACCGTTCGGATGGGATTCGCCACCAGTGGAACCCGAAGACGGTCGGGACGCTCCAGCAGGCAGTGCGGTCGGGTAGCTACGAGAAGTACCAGGAGTTCGCCGACCTCATCAACGACCAGACCGAGGAGCTGCAGTCGCTCCGCGGCCTGCTCGAACTCCAGAGCGACCGCGACCCCGTCGACATCGACGAGGTCGAACCCGTCTCCGACATCGTCGAGCGCTTCTCGACGGCTGCGATGAGTCTCGGGAGCCTCTCGCCCGAGGCCCACGAGAACAACTCCATCGCGATGAACCGCATCGGTGGCAAGTCCAACTCCGGTGAGGGTGGCGAGCCGCCGGAACGCTTCGGCACGGAGAAGGAGTGTACCGTCAAGCAGGTCGCTTCCGGCCGCTTCGGCGTCACGTCGCACTATCTCTCGTCGGCCGAGGAGATTCAGATCAAGATGGCGCAGGGGTCGAAGCCCGGTGAGGGTGGCCATCTGCCCGGCAAGAAGGTCAACGAGATGATCGCGCACGTCCGCTACTCGACGCCGGGTGTAGGGCTCATCTCGCCGCCGCCGCTGCACGACATCTACTCCATCGAGGACCTGAAGCAGCTCATCCACGACCTGAAGACCGCGAGCCCGGACGCCGACATCAACGTCAAGCTCGTCTCGGAGGCCGGCATCGGCACCATCGCCGCCGGTGTCGCCAAGGCCAACGCCGACGTGGTCCACATCTCGGGCTACGACGGCGGCACGGGTGCCTCGCCGAAGACGTCCATCAAGAACGCGGGTCTCCCGTGGGAGCTCGGCCTCGCCGAGGCGAACCAGATGCTCCGCGCGACGAACCTCCGCGACCGCATCCGCGTGACCGCGGACGGCGGGATGAAGACGGGCCGCGACATCGCCGTCGCCGCCCTGCTCGGTGCCGAGGAGTACGTCTTCGGGACGGCCTCGCTCGTCACCTCGGGCTGCGTGATGGCCCGGCAGTGCCACGAGAACACCTGTCCGGTCGGCGTGGCGACGCAGGACGAGAACCTGCGCAACCGCTTCCCCGGCCAGCCGGACCACGTCATCAACTACATGACGTTCATGGCCCAGGAGCTCCGCGAGATCATGGCCGAACTCGGCTACACCTCGGTCGAGGAGATGATCGGCCGCCCCGAGCATCTCAGCCAGCGTGAGACGGACCACCCGAAGGCGAAGCATCTCGACCTCTCGGACGTCATCGCCCAGCCCGCGGGTGACTCGCGCACCAAGACGAGCGAACAGGGCCACAGCGACCTGGAGACGCAGCTGGACCACGACCTCATTGAGGCGGCCGAAGACGCCCTCGACCACGGCGAGCCGGTCCACATCCAGGAATCGATTTCGAACGTCGACCGCGCGGTCGGCGCGATGCTCTCGAACCGCATCTCGAAGCAGTACGGCGGTGAGGGACTCGCGGACGACACCATCAGCGTCGACTTCGACGGTATCGCAGGCCAGTCGTTCGGCGCGTTCCTCGCACGCGGCGTGACGATGAACCTCACCGGTGCCTCGAACGACTACGTCGGCAAGGGGCTCTCGGGTGGCAAGGTCATCGTCCAGACGCCGCCGACGGCCAACTACGCCGCCGACGAGAACATCCTCATCGGCAACGTCGCACTCTACGGCGCGACGCAGGGCGAGGCCTACATCAACGGCGTCGCTGGCGAACGCTTCGCCGTCCGCAACTCGGGCGTCAAGGCGGTCGTCGAAGGCGTCGGCGACCACGGCTGTGAGTACATGACCGGCGGCGTCGTCGCCGTCCTCGGCGACACGGGCAAGAACTTCGCCGCGGGGATGTCCGGCGGCGTGGCCTACGTCTACGACCCGGATGGCGACTTCCACGAGCGCGCCAACACCGGGATGGTAACGCTCCACGATGAGCTGTCCGAAAAGGACGAGGCGATGCTGCACCGGCTCGTACAGAACCACGCCGAGTACACCGACAGCGACCGTGCGACCGCGCTGCTCGACGACTGGACGGGCGAGGTCGGCAACTTCGTGAAGATCATGCCCGATGCCTACGCGCGAGTCCTCGAAGAGGAGGACCGCGAGGACGTCCGCGACGTGCTCCCCGAGGCCGCCAGTGCCGTCGACGGCGCGCGGGTGAAGGGTGAAGCCGTGTCGAGCGACGACTAG